A region of Pseudomonas leptonychotis DNA encodes the following proteins:
- a CDS encoding CoA-acylating methylmalonate-semialdehyde dehydrogenase, with amino-acid sequence MNTVGHLINGQIVNDAARLQDVYNPSTGEVSKQVALASKSTVEQAISAAEAAFPAWRNTPPLKRARVMFRFKELLEQNADRIAQMIGEEHGKISHDALGELQRGIENVEYACGAPELLKGEHSKNVGPNIDSWSEFQPLGVVAGITPFNFPAMVPLWMFPMAIVCGNCFILKPSERDPSSTLFIAQLLQEAGLPDGVMNVVNGDKEAVDTLLSDERIQAVSFVGSTPIAEYIYKTASANGKRCQALGGAKNHAIVMPDADMDNAVNQLLGAAFGSSGERCMALSVAVAVGDAAADALIEKMQAAMQTLKVGAYSEKSNDFGPVITKAHQQKVVGYINSAEEQGAKIVVDGRNPQVVGHENGFFVGGTLIDNVLPEMLSYQEEIFGPVLQVVRVNSMQEAMNLIDAHEYGNGTCIFTRDGEAARYFSDNIKVGMVGINVPLPVPVAYHSFGGWKRSLFGDLHAYGPDAVRFYTRRKTITQRWPSASIRESVEFSMPTMK; translated from the coding sequence ATGAACACAGTAGGACATTTGATCAACGGCCAAATCGTCAACGACGCCGCCCGTCTGCAGGACGTGTACAACCCCTCCACGGGTGAGGTCAGCAAGCAAGTGGCGCTGGCGTCCAAGAGCACTGTCGAGCAAGCCATCAGCGCCGCCGAGGCAGCCTTCCCCGCGTGGCGCAACACCCCGCCGCTGAAGCGTGCGCGGGTGATGTTCCGCTTCAAGGAATTGCTTGAGCAGAACGCTGACCGTATTGCCCAGATGATCGGCGAGGAACATGGCAAGATTTCCCACGACGCCCTCGGCGAGCTGCAGCGCGGCATCGAAAACGTCGAATACGCCTGCGGCGCCCCTGAGTTGCTCAAGGGCGAGCACAGCAAGAACGTCGGCCCGAACATCGACTCCTGGAGCGAGTTCCAGCCGCTGGGCGTAGTCGCCGGTATCACCCCGTTCAACTTCCCGGCGATGGTACCGCTGTGGATGTTTCCCATGGCCATCGTCTGCGGCAACTGCTTCATCCTCAAACCATCCGAGCGCGACCCTAGCTCCACCCTGTTTATCGCCCAGCTGTTGCAGGAAGCCGGTTTGCCAGACGGCGTAATGAACGTGGTCAACGGCGACAAGGAAGCGGTCGACACGCTGCTCAGTGACGAGCGCATTCAAGCGGTGAGCTTCGTCGGCTCGACCCCGATCGCCGAGTACATCTACAAGACCGCCAGTGCCAACGGCAAGCGCTGCCAAGCCTTGGGCGGGGCGAAGAACCACGCCATCGTCATGCCCGATGCGGACATGGACAACGCGGTCAACCAGCTGCTCGGCGCTGCATTCGGCTCCTCCGGTGAGCGCTGCATGGCGCTATCGGTGGCCGTAGCAGTAGGCGATGCGGCAGCCGATGCGCTGATCGAGAAGATGCAGGCCGCCATGCAGACATTGAAGGTCGGCGCCTATTCCGAGAAGAGCAACGACTTTGGCCCGGTGATCACCAAGGCGCATCAGCAGAAGGTGGTGGGCTACATCAATAGCGCCGAAGAGCAGGGCGCCAAGATCGTCGTCGATGGCCGCAACCCACAGGTCGTAGGGCATGAGAATGGCTTCTTCGTCGGCGGCACACTGATCGATAACGTGCTGCCAGAGATGCTCAGCTACCAAGAAGAAATCTTTGGCCCTGTGCTGCAAGTGGTACGGGTTAACAGCATGCAGGAAGCCATGAACCTGATCGACGCCCATGAGTATGGCAACGGCACCTGCATCTTTACCCGTGACGGTGAGGCCGCACGCTACTTCTCCGACAACATCAAAGTTGGCATGGTCGGTATCAACGTACCGCTGCCGGTGCCAGTGGCGTACCACAGCTTCGGCGGTTGGAAACGCTCGCTGTTCGGCGACTTGCACGCCTACGGCCCGGATGCCGTGCGCTTCTACACCCGGCGCAAGACCATCACTCAGCGCTGGCCGTCGGCAAGTATCCGTGAAAGCGTCGAGTTCTCCATGCCGACCATGAAGTAA
- a CDS encoding LysR substrate-binding domain-containing protein: MKKRLPPLNWLRAFEASARHLNFTQAAAELSLTQAAISQQVKGLESQLGTNLFKRLPRGLELTEAGQAYMPVIHDSIERLAAATDELFGQGRRRPITVRANLVFFTTWLAPRLGRFRAAHPEVGLHFTSNIWLDERSKEASMEIRYGKGNWAGLRSVQLTHDELFPVCSPRLLSGELPPASPGELSADSMLHVIGYEEGWGYWLNKTGFQHVDASQGMQFDTLITALEMAVRGHGMALGRTSLVAEMLADGRLIAPFSQRVPASEAFHLSCPSHMQLSPHGETFWSWLVEESTRAGDNEHALMSQIQH, translated from the coding sequence ATGAAGAAAAGACTCCCGCCGTTGAATTGGTTACGCGCATTCGAGGCCTCGGCCCGGCACCTCAACTTTACCCAGGCGGCGGCCGAGCTGAGTCTTACCCAGGCGGCTATTAGCCAGCAGGTCAAAGGGTTGGAATCACAACTCGGAACCAACCTGTTCAAACGCCTGCCGCGCGGGCTTGAATTGACCGAGGCCGGCCAGGCCTACATGCCGGTCATCCATGATTCGATCGAACGCTTAGCCGCTGCCACCGACGAACTGTTCGGCCAAGGTCGCAGGCGACCCATCACCGTGCGCGCTAACCTGGTGTTCTTCACCACCTGGTTGGCGCCCCGGCTTGGGCGCTTTCGCGCCGCGCACCCGGAGGTTGGCCTGCATTTCACCAGTAATATCTGGCTGGATGAGCGCAGCAAAGAAGCCAGCATGGAAATTCGCTACGGTAAGGGCAATTGGGCCGGACTGCGTTCAGTACAACTGACCCATGATGAATTATTCCCCGTTTGCAGCCCCCGGCTGCTGAGCGGTGAGTTGCCGCCCGCCAGTCCGGGCGAGCTGAGTGCCGACAGCATGCTGCATGTGATTGGCTACGAAGAAGGGTGGGGCTACTGGCTGAACAAAACCGGTTTCCAGCACGTCGACGCCTCGCAGGGAATGCAGTTTGATACCTTGATAACCGCCCTTGAGATGGCGGTTCGCGGCCACGGCATGGCCTTGGGGCGTACCTCATTGGTGGCAGAAATGTTAGCTGATGGGCGCCTGATCGCACCGTTTTCACAACGCGTCCCAGCCTCGGAAGCGTTCCACTTAAGCTGTCCGAGCCATATGCAGTTGTCACCGCATGGCGAAACGTTTTGGTCTTGGCTAGTCGAAGAGTCAACACGTGCCGGTGACAACGAGCATGCATTGATGAGTCAAATACAACATTAA
- a CDS encoding IclR family transcriptional regulator produces MTEKGSSITRVLEIIEAVARAQRPISPVDLAEQLSIPKPSMHRLLVQLEDDGYLQSNMRGLLVPGDRLHEVALGVLYSGRFKAPRQAILKRLTSIIGETCGIAIPNGTEMIYYDRVQTERPLQVYLPVGSHTPIWCTSSGKLYLSSLPRERRLRIINNLPLNQYARNTLIDAAELEAALLKIKEDDIGTDNEEFVDGLVACAVPVKDRHDRLFACLFVHAPLIRKSLDELLSYAPLLREAAAELGQLIDHADDETIKV; encoded by the coding sequence ATGACTGAAAAAGGATCCTCAATCACCCGAGTACTGGAGATCATCGAAGCGGTTGCGCGGGCGCAGCGGCCGATATCGCCGGTCGATCTGGCCGAGCAGCTGAGCATTCCCAAACCGAGCATGCACCGGCTGTTGGTCCAGCTCGAAGACGACGGATATTTGCAAAGTAATATGCGTGGGCTGCTGGTACCCGGTGACCGTCTGCATGAGGTTGCCTTGGGTGTGCTTTACAGCGGCCGTTTCAAAGCGCCGCGTCAGGCCATTCTGAAGCGCCTGACTTCGATCATCGGAGAAACCTGTGGCATCGCCATTCCTAACGGCACCGAGATGATCTACTACGACCGCGTGCAGACTGAGCGGCCGTTACAGGTCTACCTGCCGGTGGGCAGTCATACGCCGATCTGGTGCACATCCAGCGGTAAGCTCTACCTCAGCTCGCTGCCGCGCGAACGACGCCTGCGCATCATCAACAACCTGCCGCTGAATCAATATGCACGCAACACCCTGATCGACGCGGCTGAACTGGAAGCCGCGCTGCTGAAAATCAAAGAGGATGATATTGGCACCGACAATGAAGAATTCGTCGACGGTCTGGTAGCCTGCGCCGTACCGGTCAAGGATCGCCACGACAGGCTCTTCGCCTGCCTGTTCGTGCACGCACCACTGATCCGCAAGAGTTTGGACGAGCTGCTCAGCTACGCTCCATTGTTACGAGAAGCGGCGGCCGAACTCGGTCAGCTGATCGATCATGCCGACGATGAAACAATCAAGGTTTAG